A single Dreissena polymorpha isolate Duluth1 chromosome 14, UMN_Dpol_1.0, whole genome shotgun sequence DNA region contains:
- the LOC127857203 gene encoding SPRY domain-containing protein 3-like encodes MSRKPVSANYYSTDSDCADTPERPQRDLSWPARYERINVDGNHLSFVSDDTNMDGLYVAAKPLCSEHGYFEIEIDDNGLNSEIGIGLVPYTYPLGAMPGWEAFSVGYRADDGDLYKACSDGSTFGAKCNIGDIMGCGIKFAKSEEERRKLANDVQVFFTRNGKEVGTVTVPYPPGGLYPAVGMHSDGAKVRLILDAELQYELHDNELAGMGRDDLSKRNQLKKIVLNALGLKTWKEVQDSYDQADNMFQYQGDASTSEGRIQFLTSALELAKIGKTNWSVNITVKRNGVEIPVDKQLMERYSDQILRKSNRNFKQYTSRILKEAKLNYCN; translated from the exons CCCAGAGAGATCTGTCTTGGCCGGCCAGATATGAACGTATCAACGTGGATGGCAACCATCTGAG ttttgtgtCAGATGACACAAACATGGATGGTCTTTATGTTGCTGCAAAACCACTGTGTTCAGAGCATGGCTACTTTGAAATTGAAATTGATGACAATGGGTTAAACTCGGAGATAGGGATCGGCCTTGTACCCTATACGTACCCACTGGGTGCCATGCCTGGATGGGAAGCATTCTCAGTTGGATACCGCGCTGACGATGGGGA CTTATATAAGGCTTGTTCGGATGGCAGTACGTTTGGTGCAAAGTGCAACATTGGCGACATAATGGGTTGTGGTATCAAGTTTGCGAAAAGTGAAGAGGAACGACGGAAGCTTGCTAATGATGTTCAGGTGTTCTTCACAAGAAATGGAAAAGAG GTGGGAACAGTGACTGTTCCGTATCCCCCGGGGGGCCTGTACCCAGCGGTGGGGATGCACTCTGACGGGGCGAAAGTGAGATTGATACTGGACGCCGAGTTGCAGTATGAGTTACACGATAACGAACTCGCTGGaatg GGACGTGATGACCTATCAAAACG AAATCAGCTCAAGAAGATTGTATTGAATGCTCTGGGACTGAAAACATGGAAAGAGGTGCAAGATTCCTACGATCAGGCAGACAACATGTTTCAGTACCAAG GTGATGCATCAACTTCAGAAGGGCGTATACAGTTTTTGACAAGCGCTCTTGAACTGGCAAAAATTGGCAAAACAAATTGGAGTGTGAACATCACGGTGAAACGAAATGGTGTAGAAATACCCGTTGATAAGCAGTTGATGGAGAGATATTCTGATCAAATACTAAGGAAATCAAACAGAAATTTTAAACAATACACCTCACGAATTCTGAAAGAAGCAAAACTCAACTATTGCAATTGA